The following coding sequences lie in one Apium graveolens cultivar Ventura chromosome 1, ASM990537v1, whole genome shotgun sequence genomic window:
- the LOC141678381 gene encoding kinesin-like protein KIN-12C isoform X1, giving the protein MSKDTSSSALRLTSRTSIKHTEPSENDLDILSSNFSANFPPPRTPLNSITDPSQYIEQKANHQTDYEVSRPGRLADAKLEASVAVMMSKRGGNVGGNDSSRVSSKWKSYSEPNSANSTPARRISSVGVNTGPRVSVCGGEKGGSSSKASKRLSIGNFEVPEEITKFELVEDPSFWNDHNVQTLIRIRPFNNSEKMSQGYGRCLKQESPQSLVWLGHPELRFTFDHIACETISQENLFRVAGLPMVDNCMAGYNSCMFAYGQTGSGKTYTMIGDIGQMDGKLNEDCGITPRVFEYLFKRIQEEEESRRNERLKYSCKCSFLEIYNEQITDLLDPSSTNLQLREDLKNGVYVENLTEYSVRTVTDVLKLLFQGVANRKMAATNMNSESSRSHSVFTCIIESRWEKDSVTHLRFGRLNLVDLAGSERQKSSGAEGDRLKEAANINKSLSILGLVIMSLVDVAHGKHRHVPYRDSRLTFLLQDSLGGNSKTTIIANVSPSVCSASETLSTLKFAQRAKLIQNNAKVNEDASGDITALQRQIQQLKGQLSFLMKAGNNSSSLPHLAPGSQPSMRDDIPEMEESKEESDTYHDQNDTHDQYRKLKCLEATLKGALRREKFAETEIKRLEAEVAHMNRLFMQAQQREEDAQLTKMMLRDYEEKFKRLELLADGIVSADKYLVDENQSLKEENERLRARSIRNPELTRFALENIRLLEQLRLFQNYYELGEREILLSEVSQLRNKLLEALEAQESHDQSKILSRRDEQDNNVAKELEGCRNMNTKLIREFEDLQSEVTQYMYQDQAAVHSAEIIPISSSYGDTSVPSTQEDGIQRNQSDNDMTLPLPLQSRHALKDLEDAKVLIEALENDQICLIKELEFAQQENHRLMETLSNKHEVERQNTNTVDDRFTERDVLNRNSDVPKEGDKCIMTNEFQVKLDMMTKDLADARLLSSQYLNTNAVDLSRRHEAELICAEAEMEASKTILQLQEEVATLQSELQDIVHSMTQENNILRIKVAEKEDEKQELHDEWKRASLELTNILSEGSKSLKDASVQIEYISSSFPHVNNEIRERVERVVEVCMEKEEKILILEKSLEDAQEAVLQMEQRISSLKGAAMVLTEVQQLENCASIIKMTTVLDEKISIIDFFERKLKSKEDQLNEADKCANAALLVVNRLVDHMDFALTDNAKEDSCKSTNSQTIEIKQVLPQEKKIQSDSKVLENETVFNVSTAQSYLPSLHSDIQKSAFLYKEVIQEFMIDFQKMKENWKELKENCKSSPRSPKFVNNEEQSSLDYELFKFKVPETSNFLQPAELVIQEKSGCFKLKEFVDQEVSQTNSFFNKFEEARATMQEADVMLNALLKANEDSRQLTGTWRQAGEELMVEKVSLTEEIEQLKSSLHLKDTENEILQDQIHGSFIEITNLITSLEVSILHMQRDTEKMCKVVFSDALMIVKEIMRYLSISRSSLESICAEAMEREFAYFVLHQCTVGEYLKKFKSSSEDISPNQIGLQQDHANFFTCKDLIGESEMAVNLVQGEEQDQSAIPSRVDAIKSGRSYTDTMYENLDLRKELQRKDVLLKGLLFDISLLQESTSTTKDLKVETENLVACLSQNQHKLQIKTRQVEDLLVQNKNLESRLADTETALYVANSDLELVRGTIDDLSSQNAEFKILLRDLYFRKSEAEEQLAEQRDVVKTLEKEILLKTSSAERQLHSSFEDLENYSSMVSGEKDQLHEQIVVLQDKLDMACSLADENEAIAVEARQESEASKKYAEQKEEEVKILEHSVEELEYTINVLEKRVNEMDEEVERHRIMRDSLELETRALRQRLSTVENYAENRESEHSTNDRPADYQLSRSLELHEAHKRIISLENELAEQTKEIKQSEEYISELLLHAEAQASQYQQKYKTLEAMVHEVKTDSSNAISASSVLEKTEKGLTKPRGSSSPFRCIGGLVQQMNVEKEKELSAAKIQIEELKVLNASRQKEVCMLNTRLAAAESMTHDVIRDLLGVKLDMTNYANIMDQYQLQKLVEEAQQQADKFIKMEKEIVNLRSNIEELIEERERCILEVNRKEADIFAIQMTVEQIQERDQLLTAQNEMLKADKTNLQKKVAELDDLVKKICGTQTTHPRHGLMRSSTEFNKMPTDSGRQLDRRSQHHRSENSRTTGKLDGHGTDLKFRKHRI; this is encoded by the exons ATGTCGAAAGACACCTCTTCCTCTGCTCTTCGACTAACTTCTCGAACCTCGATAAAACACACCGAGCCTAGCGAGAATGATCTCGACATCTTGTCGAGCAATTTCTCTGCTAATTTTCCACCTCCGAGGACTCCGCTCAATTCGATTACAGATCCGAGTCAGTATATAGAACAAAAGGCCAATCACCAGACTGATTACGAGGTATCGAGACCGGGGAGATTAGCTGATGCGAAGCTTGAGGCGTCTGTGGCGGTGATGATGAGTAAGAGAGGTGGAAATGTTGGGGGAAATGATAGTTCTAGGGTTTCGAGTAAGTGGAAATCGTATTCGGAGCCTAATTCTGCGAATAGTACTCCTGCGAGGAGGATTTCGAGTGTCGGTGTGAATACGGGGCCTAGAGTTTCGGTGTGTGGTGGAGAGAAGGGAGGGAGTTCTTCTAAGGCTTCGAAGAGGCTTTCGATTGGGAATTTTGAAGTTCCGGAAGAGATTACTAAGTTTGAGCTCGTGGAAGATCCTTCGTTTTGGAATGATCACAATGTGCAg ACTTTGATACGGATTAGGCCATTTAATAATTCGGAGAAGATGTCTCAAGGATACGGTCGATGTTTGAAGCAGGAGAGTCCACAAAGCTTGGTGTGGCTTGGACATCCTGAACTTAGGTTTACGTTTGATCATATTGCTTGTGAAACAATATCGCAG GAAAATCTTTTTAGGGTTGCTGGTTTACCTATGGTGGATAATTGTATGGCTGGATATAACAGCTGCATGTTTGCTTATGGTCAG ACTGGTAGCGGGAAAACATATACTATGATTGGTGATATTGGTCAGATGGATGGAAAGCTTAACGAAGATTGTGGGATCACTCCTCGtgtatttgaatatttatttaagagGATTCAAGAG GAAGAAGAAAGCAGAAGAAATGAAAGACTAAAGTACAGCTGCAAATGCTCCTTTCTTGAGATATATAATGAACAGATAACAGACCTCTTGGATCCCTCGTCAACCAACCTTCAA CTGAGAGAAGACTTGAAGAATGGAGTATATGTTGAAAACCTTACGGAATATAGTGTCAGAACTGTTACTGATGTGTTAAAGCTTTTGTTTCAG GGCGTTGCGAACAGGAAAATGGCTGCAACTAACATGAATAGTGAAAGCAGTCGATCCCATAGCGTTTTTACATGCATTATTGAAAGTCGCTGGGAGAAGGACTCAGTGACACACCTTAGATTTGGAAGGTTAAATTTAGTAGATCTAGCAGGGTCAGAGAG GCAGAAGAGCTCTGGAGCAGAGGGAGATCGCCTGAAAGAAGCAGCAAATATCAACAAATCTTTGTCAATTCTAGG TCTGGTGATAATGTCTTTAGTTGATGTGGCACATGGGAAGCACAGACATGTACCTTACAGGGACTCTAGGCTTACATTTCTTCTTCAG GATTCTCTCGGTGGAAACTCAAAAACAACAATTATTGCAAATGTCAGTCCTTCTGTTTG TTCAGCAAGTGAGACACTTAGTACTTTGAAGTTTGCTCAGCGTGCGAAACTTATTCAGAATAAT GctaaagtaaatgaagatgcttCAGGCGACATAACAGCATTGCAGCGTCAAATTCAGCAATTGAAG GGTCAGCTGTCCTTTCTGATGAAGGCTGGTAACAATTCAAGTTCTCTTCCACATTTAGCGCCAGGTTCTCAACCTTCTATGAGAGACGATATTCCTGAAATGGAGGAATCAAAAGAGGAAAGTGATACATATCATGACCAAAATGATACACATGACCAATATAGGAAG CTGAAATGCTTGGAAGCTACTTTAAAAGGTGCATTGAGGAGAGAGAAGTTTGCTGAGACTGAAATTAAGAGATTAGAGGCAGAAGTTGCACATATGAACCGTTTG TTCATGCAGGCTCAACAAAGAGAAGAAGATGCTCAGCTTACTAAGATGATGCTAAGGGATTATGAAGAGAAGTTTAAACGCTTGGAATTACTTGCTGATGGGATAGTCTCTGCAGACAAGTATCTAGTGGATGAAAATCAAAGTTTAAAGGAGGAGAATGAGCGGCTTCGAGCAAGGAGCATTAGAAATCCAGAACTAACCAGATTTGCGCTAGAGAATATTAGACTTCTCGAGCAACTGAGATT gtttcaaaattattatgagcTAGGGGAGAGAGAAATACTTTTGTCTGAAGTTTCTCAACTGCGAAACAAG CTTCTGGAAGCACTTGAAGCTCAGGAAAGCCATGACCAGTCTAAAATTCTTTCAAGAAGAGATGAGCAG GATAACAATGTTGCAAAGGAGTTGGAAGGATGTAGAAATATGAACACCAAACTTATTAG AGAATTTGAGGACTTGCAAAGTGAAGTAACACAGTACATGTACCAAGACCAAGCTGCAGTTCACTCG GCCGAAATCATACCTATTAGCAGCAGTTATGGAGATACATCAGTTCCTTCTACCCAAGAGGACGGTATTCAACGGAATCAAAGTGATAATGACATGACTCTCCCGTTACCTTTGCAGTCCAGGCATGCTCTGAAAGATCTCGAAGATGCAAAGGTTTTGATAGAAGCCTTAGAAAATGATCAGATTTGCCTAATTAAAGAACTAGAGTTTGCACAACAGGAAAATCATAGGTTGATGGAAACTTTGAGCAATAAGCACGAGGTAGAAAGACAAAATACGAACACAGTTGATGATCGCTTCACTGAGAGAGATGTTTTAAATCGGAATTCGGATGTTCCGAAAGAAGGCGATAAATGCATCATGACTAATGAATTCCAAGTGAAGCTGGATATGATGACCAAGGACCTTGCGGATGCCCGATTACTTAGTAGCCAATATCTTAATACCAATGCAGTAGACTTATCTCGGAGACACGAAGCTGAATTAATTTGTGCCGAGGCAGAGATGGAAGCAAGTAAGACAATTCTTCAATTGCAGGAAGAGGTAGCTACTCTTCAATCAGAACTTCAGGATATAGTCCATTCCATGACCCAAGAGAATAACATTTTGAGAATCAAAGTTGCCGAGAAAGAGGATGAAAAACAAGAATTACATGATGAATGGAAAAGGGCAAGTTTGGAGCTGACAAATATTCTTTCAGAGGGTTCTAAATCTCTCAAAGATGCTTCTGTGCAAATAGAATATATTTCAAGTTCATTTCCTCATGTAAATAATGAGATACGTGAGCGCGTTGAAAGGGTTGTTGAGGTTTGTATGGAGAAGGAAGAAAAAATCCTGATATTAGAAAAGAGCCTCGAAGATGCACAAGAAGCAGTATTGCAGATGGAGCAGAGAATAAGTTCCTTAAAAGGTGCAGCAATGGTTTTGACTGAAGTTCAACAGCTAGAAAATTGTGCAAGCATCATAAAAATGACAACAGTTTTGGATGAAAAGATCAGTATAATAGATTTTTTCGAGAGAAAACTTAAAAGCAAGGAAGATCAACTCAATGAAGCAGATAAATGTGCTAATGCTGCTCTGTTGGTTGTAAACAGGCTAGTTGACCACATGGACTTTGCTCTAACAGACAATGCTAAGGAAGATTCTTGTAAGAGTACAAACTCCCAGACAATAGAAATAAAACAGGTCCTACCTCAGGAAAAGAAGATTCAAAGTGACTCGAAAGTGCTAGAGAATGAAACTGTTTTTAATGTTTCTACTGCACAATCATACCTGCCATCCCTTCATAGTGACATTCAGAAATCGGCGTTTCTATACAAGGAGGTGATTCAAGAATTTATGATAGATTTTCAAAAAATGAAGGAGAACTGGAAGGAGCTCAAAGAGAATTGCAAAAGTTCGCCACGGTCGCCTAAATTTGTCAATAACGAAGAGCAGAGTTCACTAGATTATGAACTTTTCAAATTTAAAGTGCCAGAGACAAGTAACTTTCTTCAACCTGCCGAATTGGTGATTCAAGAAAAATCAGGCTGTTTTAAATTGAAGGAG TTTGTTGATCAGGAAGTTAGTCAGACCAATAGCTTCTTCAACAAATTTGAGGAGGCTCGTGCAACCATGCAGGAAGCTGATGTTATGTTAAATGCGTTACTGAAAGCAAATGAAGACTCAAGACAGCTGACTGGTACGTGGAGACAAGCTGGTGAAGAGTTGATGGTAGAGAAAGTCAGCTTGACCGAAGAAATAGAACAGCTTAAATCCTCACTTCATTTGAAAGACACGGAGAATGAAATATTACAAGATCAGATTCATGGAAGTTTCATAGAAATAACAAATTTGATAACTTCTCTCGAAGTGTCGATCCTTCACATGCAAAGAGACACGGAGAAAATGTGCAAGGTGGTATTTTCCGATGCCCTAATGATAGTAAAGGAAATTATGAGATATCTTTCCATCTCCAGATCATCTTTAGAAAGTATTTGTGCCGAGGCAATGGAGAGAGAATTTGCTTATTTTGTGCTTCATCAGTGCACTGTTGGAGAATATCTCAAAAAGTTTAAAAGTTCAAGTGAAGATATTTCTCCCAATCAAATTGGACTTCAACAAGACCATGCCAACTTTTTTACCTGCAAGGATTTGATTGGTGAAAGTGAAATGGCTGTAAATCTTGTGCAAGGTGAAGAGCAGGACCAAAGCGCAATTCCCTCTAGAGTGGATGCCATTAAGTCAGGCAGATCCTATACTGACACCATGTACGAAAATTTGGATCTAAGAAAAGAATTGCAAAGAAAAGATGTATTGTTGAAAGGCTTACTGTTTGATATTAGCTTGTTGCAAGAATCAACCTCCACAACTAAGGATCTCAAGGTTGAAACTGAAAATTTAGTTGCATGTTTGAGCCAAAATCAACACAAGCTTCAAATCAAAACAAGGCAGGTTGAGGATCTGCTGGTTCAAAATAAAAATCTGGAGAGCCGCTTGGCCGATACTGAAACTGCTTTATATGTGGCGAATTCTGATTTAGAACTGGTGAGAGGAACAATAGATGATTTGTCAAGCCAAAATGCAGAATTTAAAATTCTTTTGAGGGATCTTTATTTCAGAAAGTCTGAGGCTGAAGAGCAACTAGCAGAACAAAGAGATGTTGTGAAGACTTTGGAGAAAGAAATTCTTCTAAAAACTTCTTCCGCAGAGAGACAATTACACTCTTCATTCGAAGACCTTGAGAACTACTCAAGCATGGTCAGTGGCGAGAAGGACCAACTTCATGAGCAAATTGTTGTTTTGCAAGATAAACTTGATATGGCCTGTTCATTAGCAGATGAAAATGAAGCTATTGCTGTTGAAGCTCGCCAG GAGTCAGAGGCAAGCAAAAAGTATGCAGAACAAAAGGAAGAGGAGGTTAAGATATTAGAACATTCTGTTGAGGAGCTGGAGTATACTATAAATGTATTAGAGAAAAGG GTGAATGAAATGGATGAAGAGGTAGAAAGGCATCGGATAATGAGAGACTCATTAGAATTGGAAACCCGAGCATTGAGACAACGCCTATCAACAGTTGAGAACTATGCTGAAAACAGGGAGTCAGAACACTCAACAAATGATAGGCCAGCAGACTATCAACTTTCAAG GTCGTTGGAACTTCATGAGGCACATAAACGAATAATATCtcttgaaaatgaactagctgaacAGACAAAAGAG ATCAAACAGTCCGAAGAGTACATATCTGAACTTTTGTTGCATGCTGAAGCACAAGCATCACAGTACCAACAGAAG TACAAAACCTTGGAGGCAATGGTTCACGAAGTTAAAACAGATTCTTCAAATGCAATATCTGCTTCCTCGGTGTTAGAAAAAACAGAAAAAGGCTTAACAAAACCACGGGGgtctagctcaccattcagatGCATTGGAGGTCTGGTTCAGCAGATGAATgtggaaaaagaaaaagaactgTCAGCTGCCAAGATTCAGATAGAAGAGCTCAAAGTACTGAATGCTAGTCGGCAGAAGGAG GTGTGTATGCTGAATACTAGACTAGCTGCGGCGGAAAGCATGACACACGATGTCATTCGAGATTTACTTGGTGTTAAATTAGACATGACTAATTATGCA AATATAATGGACCAGTATCAACTACAAAAGTTGGTAGAGGAGGCTCAACAACAAGCGGACAAATTTATAAAAATG GAGAAAGAAATTGTCAATCTGAGGAGCAATATTGAAGAGTTGATTGAGGAGAGGGAGAG ATGCATTTTAGAAGTGAATAGAAAAGAAGCAGATATATTTGCTATCCAGATGACTGTTGAACAAATACAAGAGCGAGATCAGTTGCTGACAGCACAAAATGAAATGTTAAAG GCCGACAAGACCAACTTACAGAAGAAGGTTGCTGAACTGGATGACTTGGTTAAAAAAATATGTGGTACACAAACTACCCATCCAAGACATGGCTTGATGAGGTCAAGTACTGAATTCAACAAAATGCCGACTGATTCTGGAAGACAGCTTGACAGACGTTCTCAACATCACAGATCTGAGAATAGTCGCACAACTGGCAAACTGGACGGGCATGGCACTGACTTGAAGTTCAG GAAGCATAGAATTTAG